Within Planctomycetota bacterium, the genomic segment GTGATTTTTTCCGCGGCATTTCGGGCAATGGTCCGTCAGTTTCCGCGACGGCATCGCCACAAACAGGCCGCTCGTCCCCTCGATGATCTTCAGGTCCCGCACCACGAACTCGTTGTCCAGCGTCATGGTGCCGAAGCCCTTCAGCCGGTCGCTGCTGTGCGGCGACAACTTCACGGTGACGTTCGTGACCTTCATGGCCCAGTCTCCTGTGGCTTCTACTCCCGAAGCGGTCGCACCACGGTTGCTTCGGCGCCCGCGGCCCGCGCCGCGTCTCCAAAACGCCGAGCCTGGCCCTCGGTGTCTGCCAGGGCGAAATACGCCGATCCGCTGCCCGTCATTCCGACGGCCGCGGCGCCGGACTGTCGGAAGACGGCCCTCAGGTCCATCCTATCTAATCGGACGCGCCGGGCCGCCCCCTCGAGGTCATTCACGAGCAAAGCCGCCGCCCCCGACGCCGGACCTTCCAGGGCCTCGAGAATGGCGGTCGCCTCCGGCCGGCCGTTCACGCTTTCCGCCAGGCGGTCCAGCGCCGCGGTCGCCTCCGGCCGGCCGTTCACGCTTTCCGCCAGGCGGTCCAGCGCCGCGTACACGTCGACCGTCGCCAGGCCGTAGTCCGGCCACGCGAGCGCGAGCCACCACGGCGACCTCGCTTGAACCGCCTCGAGGCGCTCCCCCCGACCTCGCAGGATCGCCACAGGCGAGCCGAAGAAGAACGGCACGTCGCTTCCGATGCTCGCCCCCAGGCGCGCCAGGTCTTCGCGCGCGAGATTTAGACCCCACAGCGCGTCGAGCGCGACAAGCGTCGCGGCCGCGTCCGCCGACCCGCCGCCGAATCCCCGGCCGGGCGGAATCCGCTTCTCCAGGCGCACCCGCGCGCCCGTGCGCGTCCCGCTCTCGGTCCGCAGCAACCGGGCGGCGCGCAGCACCAGGTTGTCCTCGCCGGCGGAAACGGGGATTCCTTCGCACGCGAGATGAAGGTCGTCCGACGCGCTGAACTCCAGCACGTCGAACAGCGTGACGGCCGCCACGACGCTTTCCAGATCGTGATAGCCGTCGGGCCGGCGGC encodes:
- the ispE gene encoding 4-(cytidine 5'-diphospho)-2-C-methyl-D-erythritol kinase, whose product is MLETAPSEGGLTVQAPAKVNLTLRVLGRRPDGYHDLESVVAAVTLFDVLEFSASDDLHLACEGIPVSAGEDNLVLRAARLLRTESGTRTGARVRLEKRIPPGRGFGGGSADAAATLVALDALWGLNLAREDLARLGASIGSDVPFFFGSPVAILRGRGERLEAVQARSPWWLALAWPDYGLATVDVYAALDRLAESVNGRPEATAALDRLAESVNGRPEATAILEALEGPASGAAALLVNDLEGAARRVRLDRMDLRAVFRQSGAAAVGMTGSGSAYFALADTEGQARRFGDAARAAGAEATVVRPLRE